In the Methanothermobacter marburgensis str. Marburg genome, GCCTCATATCCTTCTGGTCGGTCACGGCACTGGGGGCTATACTCTCATCATACTACGCAGGGGACATACTCGATGTGGTCAGGTCATACATACTCGATATTAAAACATGAACACTGCACAGCCCTGATATAGGGGGTGGCCTGTAAGAACTATGATGAATATTAAATGAACGTTGCACCGCTCTTCTCTGAACAAAAACATGAAGCAGGTATCAGCCCCTGATTATTGACCTGATTATGGCCCTGTCCATGTGGTCGAGGGCCCCTGTTAAGAAAATTCCAGCCACATAAACCGCCAGGGCAAGGGTGGCCCTAATTATAATGTTCACAGGGGCCATTAGTATCACTGCAGAGGCCGCGCCCGGAATAAGAATTCGCCAGCCCTCCATGATATCCTTCCAGGATAGCCCGTAATCCGTATCCCTTAAAGCCCTCATGAAGAGGACCATCATCAGAAATTCTGTCATCACCGTTGCAGCGCTTGCCCCCAGAAAATCAAATCTGGAGATAAGTATAAGGTTAACGGTTACATTGAAGATCGCCCCAGCACCTGTGACACGGGTAACCGTTGTCTGTCTTTCGGTTGAGCCCAGAAGGTTTGAGGTTATCCCGTTTAGAAACATGAATGCAGTTGCGGTTATGAGGATCCGCAGAGCAGGGGCAGAACTGATGTACTTCGATGAGAAGATCAGTTCTATCAGGGGCTCGGCAAGGACGAATACCATCAATATTATAATGACCGCCAGTATCATGAGGTACTTCACGGATCTCCTGTAGGTGAATTTCAGGGAATCTGAGCTTTCAACATGGAACCTGGACATAATGGGGAAAACTGCCAGCAGGTATACAGTGTAGAGCGAGCTTATGACTGTAAGAAGCCTGTAGGGTGCACTGTAGAGACCAACGGAAACATCACCCTTCATGAGTGAGAGCATGACAGAGTCTATCCAGAAATAGATGAGGAAAAAAACGCTGGTCACGCCGAAAGGCAGTCCATTAACGATCAATTCCCGGCTGAAAGCCAGACCTGGCCTGAAAAACCTCCTTGTGAATATGAAAACAGAGTAGCTAACTGAGAGAACCGCTGCAACGAGGTAGGCGATGGCCACATGTACAACACTTCCGCCCAGCCAGATCACGGTGAGCACTCCGACAAGTATGAATAAACTGTTGAGGATGTTCCAGATCGTCTGGTACTCCATCCGCTGGAATCCCTGGAACATGCTGTTAAAGAATGCGCTGAAGGCGTTAACAAGCATGTAACCCCCTATGAACATTACAACTGCAGCAGCCGTGCCCCTGTAGATACCGGTTACCGGTAGGAGGATTATCATAACAAGGACAATCAATGAAAGGAGCAGTTTGTTACCAAGCCCCGCAGATGCAAGCTCTCTGGCACCAGCAGGGTCCCTTGCGATTTCCCTTGTAATGTAGGTCCCCATCCCGAGGTCAGCCAGTATGCTGAATATGCCTGTTAGGGCAAGTGCCGCAGATAGTATACCGAAACCTGCTGTGCCGAGGTATCTTGCAAGGTAGACGTTCCATACAAAGGCCGCGAGGTTGGTGAAGATGGTGGCTGTGAGGAGAAAGAGGGTATTTTTTGCGAGGGTTCTGGCATGACTCATTTTAATCCCTCTCAGAGGGTTCAGATTTCAGTTTCATCCTTTGAACCACTCGACGGTTCTGATGAGTCCCTCCTCAAGTTTCACATCTGGCCTGAAGCCTGTAGCCTCCAGCCTTGAGGTGTCTGCAAGGGAGTGTCTCACATCACCGGGCCTCTCATCAAGGAATACTGGCTCTGAATCTGATCCGAGGATTCTTGATATTATCTCAAAGAGCCGGTTAACAGTAACCGCACTTCCACAAGCCACATTGAAGATACCGGTTTCAGGTGACTCTGCAAGGAAGATGTTGGCCCTCACAACGTCACCCACATAGATGAAGTCACGGCTCTGCTCCCCATCACCATAGATCTCAGGCTGCCTGCCCTGGAGGATGGCGTCAATGAACCTCGGGATGACGGCAGCGTACTGGGAGTCAGGCCTCTGTCTGGGCCCATAAACATTGAAATACCTGAGGGAAACTGTTTCAAGGCCATAGTCCTCAAAAACACTGCAGTAGTACTCCCCTGTGACCTTGGATACCGCGTAGGGTGATAGGGGCATGGGCCTTGCGTCCTCAGAGAGCGGCATTTCCGGGTTGTTCCCGTAGACAGCTGAGGTTGAGGCATTCACAACCTTCCTGACCCCCGCCCTGCAGGCGGCAAGAAGCACCCTGAGGGTTCCTGTGGCGTTCACCCTGTGGCACCTCAGGGGGTCCCTCACGCTTTCAGGGACACTTGCAAGGGCGGCCTGATGGAACACATAATCCTTATCCATGAATACAGAATCAAGGTCCACCTCATTGATACTCCCCTCTATGATCTCAAGGTTTTCATGTTTGGGGTACATGAGGTTCCCCCTCTTCCCGCTCGAGAGGTCATCGATTACAGTGACCCTGTTTCCCATTCTGAGGAGTTCATCTGTGAGGTGTGAGCCTATAAATCCAAGTCCTCCTGTTACAGCGACATTCATGCCCTTCATGATCATACACTACCTTACATTGATGAATAGGTGAAGAGACCGGTAGGGTTTCCTTTTATCAGGCAACCTGTATAGAAGGAATTCCAGTTTCTGGTTTTCCCCGGTCTCTGTAACTGTGAAGTTTATCTTCCTCTCCCACTTCTCCTTATCACTCAACCTTATGGTTTCATTCCTTAAAATATCTCCGCCAAGACGCACCACCATGAGGTAGGTCTCGTTGCGGTACTCACGGTTAACCACACCCACGATTACACTGGCATTTGCCCCTGCTGTGAGGTTCTCGGGGTACCCGTAGGCCTTTCCACCGGGCCCCAGGATGTAGAACTCTGTGAACCTCTCAGAGGGTGCCGGGTTGAGGGTTATGTAGACCGTTACCGCAATTAGCGCTACAAGTATGATGGAGAGGAAGAGTGAGATCTTACCGTCCCTTGAGAGGTTACGGGGTGATGGTATGCTTCTTATATCGGCGGAGTAGGCGAGTTCCCCGCGCCTCCACCTCCTTATGAATGCGGCTGGAGTGAGGGCAAGGCTGAGGCCTGCCACTGTCCTTGCAAGGAATGGTTTGAATGTAACATGTCCACCCATGAGGAGTGCGATGACCGAGGTCATGATGATGCTCGTGGAGAATGCCAGAAACAGCCTCTCAGGGATACTGAGCTGAACCCTTTCAGGTGCGATGGCTGAAATCAGTATGTACCCCGGGATGAACAGCACCTGGAGGTAGAAGAGCGCCTCAGCGATACCGCCCCTCAAAAGGATGATGGTAAGGATACTCAGGATGGATAGAACTGCGAGGTCACTGAAACCACCGATGGATGTGGTTTTTTCAGGTTCTGAGGGGAATTCATGTCCTGAGAAGGCCTTTTTGAGTTCCCCTTCAACATCATCACCTTCGATTTTCCCGGTTTCAGGGGCCCCTCTTATTTTTCTCATTTTAAGGGCCTTCTTCTTTATAGCTGAGGGTTCACCCACATAAAGGTCATCATCTGATATTTCAGGTATTTCAATGGTGATTTCATCCTCCACTAACCCATATTTCTCCAGGATGTCCATTTCTGACTGCTGAAGGGACTCTATGATTTTTATCCTCTGTCTGGACCTTCTGATGTAGGCTGCAAGGCCTGCAAGTATACCTGTGACCCCAAGGAATATGTGACCATAACCCCTGGGTACAAGTAAGCATGCTAGGGGTGTCAGGATGGAGACAAAGAGGGCTATTAATCCTACCTGCTTAAGTCTTCTCCTCTCCCGCAGCCCTGTTAGGAAGGCAGATGCCACCAGATAGGATGTGCTTACTATGAGGATGAGTGCAAGGAGGAACCTCACATGTCTGAGGTGTGTGAGGCTTATGAGGATGGGTGTTGAGGATGATAGGATACCTGCAATCAGGAGGTCCCTTGAGGAGAGACCGAGCCTGATGACTTCATCTTCCTCATGCCGTTCGCTCTGTTTTCTGCCAGACCTTCTTGCAAGTTCCCTTGCGGTTCTTGTCTGGGTATCCTCCTCAGGGGTATCCTTCTTTCTCAGGCGGATTATAAGAGCAATGAGGGGTATAATTATGGCCGGGAGTGCATAAAGTGCTCTTGAGTTCCTGAGGGGCGTGTAATTAAGGATGAGGGCGTTGAGTGTGATGAGGAGCATTCCTGCCACCGGGGTGATCAGAATGCTGTCGAAGCCTGTGATGATGAGTATGGTGTAACCTGACACCACTATGGATGATGCTATTCCAAGAACCCTGAGATGAAATAATGGCATGTTTATGAGGACCGCTGATACTATACCTGCAATTAATAATATGATCTCCCGCCTGAACTTCAACTGAGATTCTCCCGTATGCTGATTGGACTATTTATTTGGGTCGTGGACTGATAAATATTTTCATGTCTGTCACATGTGCGCTTAAGAAGACATATTTCAGTTCAGATGGTGATGCAGATTAAAATAAGGTTACGTGGCTGATTTTATAGCCAGGTGGTATATTCTGACCCTGTATTCCCCCGGCGCGGTGAAGGGAGGAATTGTGAGGTAGATGTCGGCCGGGACAACAGCGTTTCTTTCATCTCTTGCGGTCCAGTTTTTCCTGACTGGCGTGTAGGTTGTTGTGAGTGGTGTTTTGGGGAGGTTTGTGCCGTAGTTGGCGTATTTGAGGTTCTGTATGGGTATGGTTTCTGGTCCCTGGAGGTCTCCTTCTGCTTTTATGTAGAGGTCGATGGGGACGTTGGATAGGTCTTTTATCTGGAGTCCCTGGGGTCCTCCGGGCCAGGTGTATTCTTTTCCGGGTTCCACTGTGGCTGTGAGGGTGAATGAGTTTCCGACCTCCTCTCCCTTCCAGAGGACCATTATCTCCACACTCTCGGGTACGGTTACCCGGACCTCCTGCACTGCGCCCATTGTGGAAAAGGGTATGGGTAGAAGCAGCAGTATAAAAAGAACCCCCATCCAGCTGTAATCTGACATCAGAAGATCCCCCCACCATTACACATATATCTGTAATTCATTTATTTATTAAGTTTTCCCTTATAATTTATTATTAATTTATTATTTCTGTGGTTGTGTATTTTCATGGAGTTAAATCTGGTCCAGTGGGCATCGTCATCAATGTTGATATGCTAAAAAGGGTTCATCTGCGTGATTTGCAGGCTATAAAATGTTTTCATTAATAAAAAAGAGTTATTTCAGGGTTCACCCGGTGATTTAACAGCTATGTGATATATTCTCACAGAGTAGACACCGGCGGCTGTTCCAGGTGGCACCGTGAGGTGAAGGTCCACGGGTATTAATGATTCATCTTCAGATTTAACCACCCAGTTCCTTCTAACAGGTGTGTAGGTTGTTGTGAGTGGTGTTTTGGGGAGGTTTGTGCCGTAGTTGGCGTATTTGAGGTTCTGTATGGGTATGGTTTCTGGTCCCTGGAGGTCTCCTTCTGCTTTTATGTAGAGGTCGATGGGGACGTTGGATAGGTCTTTTATCTGGAGTCCCTGGGGTCCTCCGGGCCAGGTGTATTCTTTTCCGGGTTCCACTGTGGCTGTGAGGGTGAATGAGTTTCCGACCTCCTCTCCCTTCCAGAGGACCATTATCTCCACACTCTCGGGTACGGTTACCCGGACCTCCTGCACTGCTGAAGCCCCACTCACGGGGTTTGTGAGAAGAATTAAGAGCAGCACGGGAACAGCGAGGGTTTTTAGATGGATGCCCATACAGATCACCCCATTTTTCTCCTGGAGGTTTCTCTTGTTTCACATGAACTTACAGTTTATCGTGAAATATGTCACTAAAGTGGCTATTATTTGAGCAAATTTTTATTACATAATCTGAAGGAGTACAGAGGCATTCTCTCCTAAAAACAGCAAAAATCGTATTAAAATTCCTCTTCAATACCCGAAATCGGTTTTTAAAAAGATTTATATATGTTGGATTATTATTCTTTTATCATGATTATTCATGTTACATATCTTTCAGGTTACATAACAGGCATTATTTCCTCAATAATCATTTCAGCGATACTGGGGCTGCCTCTGGCACCTGAAAGACCGGCCAGACATTCCTGGACCCCGTCAGCCATCTTCCCGGCGCCCATAATTGCCATGGGTCTTGTGGCTATATGCATAAAACTTGGTGTCACGGGTATGTATGGTGGGGTCGATCTTGGTGTGGTTTCAGGGCTTCTGGCAGCTCTCATGACGGCCTACTTCCTTGAGGACATATTCCCCAGACCGGAGGACTTGTGATGAATGAACTTGTTGGAGTTGCAGTCGCAGCAGCGGTATCCTGGCTGAACTTTGTTATCATAGATACATGGATGGGCCTTCCAGAGAAACCAGGTGTCAGGGGGGCCGATTACATTGGAAGGGATATAATGAGAAGGGGAGGGGACCTCGCAGGGGGTTTCTTCCAGGGAAACATAGTATGCTCACCTGACGCATCTGCAGGCACACTCCTGGGGGCAATTGGCTGTTACCTCATGGGTGTACCTGAAGGGGGCATTATAGCTGCGCTCCTGGTGTTCATAGGGAACAGGCTCTGCGCAGACCCGGGGTATGCCGGTACGACAGGCGCACTTTCAATCACGGTCATAATAGCAATCTCATCGCTTGCCGGATTGAAACCTGAAATGTTTGTTGCAGGAATGGTTATTGCGATAACCACAATACAGGGGTTAAACCACAGAGGATCATCAAGGCTCCTTGGCGCCATAGCCAGGAGGATGAACAGGTACACAGACCTGAAATAGAAGGTGTTGATCATGCTACTCCAGATAACAGGGATAATAGTTGTTCTCATGGCATTGAGGGCACTTCTAGCACAGGACAGGGCAGAGAGGCTCCTTTACCTCAATGCAATGGGTTTCGGGATATCTGCAATGATTGCACTCTACATTGGAACGGCATTCGGGGCTATCCTTGCAGCCGTCTACTTCGTGGCATCAACAATAACATCCAATGCTATTGCACACACCCTTGACCGTGTAGGGGAGGAAATATTAATCGAGGATTAGGTGAAGATTTGGCTGGTGATGTTTATGAATCCGCTTGACCTCATTAAGGGATTAGGTGAAGATTTGGCTGGTGATGTTTATGAATCCGCTTGACCTCATTAACCTTACAAACACAGGAATTTTCGTGATATTCACAGGTGCCGCAGGCATCATACTACTTCCAAGACCCCTTGATAAGATAATAATGTTCTCTCTGCTTCAGGGGGGCTTTGTGATGGTCCTCGCGGCGGCCAGATACCTTGACGTGGCCATGGCAGCAGCCCTCTTTGACCCCATATCAACGGTGATACTGCTCATGGCTGTTATGAGAATAAATGATGTGAGGGTAGCGAGGGGTGAGGATCTTGTCTGATGTTCATGTACTGGATGTAAGAGGTGGGAAACTTGCTTGAAACCCAGATATGGTTCTACGCAGGGGCCGCACTTGTAATAATAGGTTCCATTGCAACCGTCGCAGGTCCCGGTGTAAGGGACCCTATCGTCAGGATACTGAACACCGAGATACCGGCGGTTGGTGTTTCACTGATATTCCTCACCTACAACCACACACTTGCACTCCTCACCTTCATCGCGGCCACCACAATCATGACACTGGTACTGCTCAGGGCCGTTATAAGGCTCGAGGAGATGGGGGTGGAAGTATGAGCCTTGGAAGAATCCTCAACGAACTGGCAAACCCCAAGAGGATACCGCGTCTATTCGCATTCTCACTTGGACTCGTGCTCCTTGTGGGTTTCCTGGTACCATTAACACTGAATGAGAACCAGCTCTACCCGAGGCCACTCCCACAGGAACAGATTAACAGCAAGGATCCCCTGGCACCCTACGACCGTGGTGGGGTTCCACTTGAGGAACCAGGCAACGTGAAGTCCCAGTACCCCCAGTTTGAGGTTAACCTGGGTAAGATCACAGCTTACCTGTCACCGATAGCGATAGCGGTCAAGGACCTTACCTACTACTTCGGAACCTCAATATACTCATCCCCGGGGGGTCTCATAGATGAGATACTGTACTACACAAGGGGTCTTGACACGGTCCTTGAGTCAAGCATACTCATGATGGCATTCACCATAGCATCATGGGTCGCCCTTAACTTCACTGTGAGGAGGCGTAAACCATGATGGTACCTGAATTCACAGTTTCACTCTTCGTCCCGGCTGTCTACACGGGACTTGTAGCGGGATTCATAGCGCTCCTTGGGATATCATTCCAGAAGAATGACCTCAGCGCACTCATAATCACCGATATAGTGGGAATAGCAATGCTTGTGATCGTTGCAGCGGTCGGAACCGACCTTGCAGAGGCCCTCATACTCCCCGGGCTGGTGGTTGAACTGGCCGAGATAATGGCCATCTCGGAGATACTCATTTCAAGGGAGATGAGGATCCGTGGCGAGGTGGAGGAGATTGAACACGTCCCGATGGAACTCGAGGTCTTCAGGACAGCCCCCAACTTCCTGGCACTTGTACTCATAGCCTACGGCGTGTTCCTCACAGGTTTCACAGGGGGTGCGGTTGCAGGTGCAGGTGTTCTGTTCTACGCTGCAACCAGGAAGGCCCGTGGCCTGCCGGTGGCTGAATGGAATGGTATAGCGGGTGTCTCAGGTATAACCTGGTGCCTATGGCTTGCAGGTTTCCTGATATTCTTCACAGCACCACAGCTCTGGCTCCCGGCCCTGTTCCTTTCAAGTTGCGGTATACTTATCAAGGTGGCCAGCAAGATGGGCCTCATCGGGGTCCTTGCAAGGGAGGAGATCAGGGAAGCAGGGGGTGATGAATGATGGATATAGCGTCCCTTGGTGGTGAGCTACTGGGTCAGATACCCTTCGGGGACATAGTGCTCTACCTCACACCATTCAACCTGTTCATGTTCGCATCTGTACTCATATTCACGTTCCTCATAGCCATAAGCCGGACAGAGACCCAGGTTGAGACAGAGTTCGGGTCACTGGGTAACCGGAGGGTTGAGGTTGACACAGCCGAGTTCAGGATCAGGAGGTTCCTTGCAATAGTCTGTGGACTTGCAACTGCAGGCGCGATGGTTACAGGTGACCTGTTCAACTTCACACTCTTTGTGGCACTCATAGGAATAGTTAACATCGGTATAGTCTCAGCGGTGAGACAGGTGGATGTGCTTGATGCGGCCTTCCAGTATGGACTCATAGCCATG is a window encoding:
- a CDS encoding flippase, with translation MSHARTLAKNTLFLLTATIFTNLAAFVWNVYLARYLGTAGFGILSAALALTGIFSILADLGMGTYITREIARDPAGARELASAGLGNKLLLSLIVLVMIILLPVTGIYRGTAAAVVMFIGGYMLVNAFSAFFNSMFQGFQRMEYQTIWNILNSLFILVGVLTVIWLGGSVVHVAIAYLVAAVLSVSYSVFIFTRRFFRPGLAFSRELIVNGLPFGVTSVFFLIYFWIDSVMLSLMKGDVSVGLYSAPYRLLTVISSLYTVYLLAVFPIMSRFHVESSDSLKFTYRRSVKYLMILAVIIILMVFVLAEPLIELIFSSKYISSAPALRILITATAFMFLNGITSNLLGSTERQTTVTRVTGAGAIFNVTVNLILISRFDFLGASAATVMTEFLMMVLFMRALRDTDYGLSWKDIMEGWRILIPGAASAVILMAPVNIIIRATLALAVYVAGIFLTGALDHMDRAIIRSIIRG
- a CDS encoding SDR family oxidoreductase, coding for MKGMNVAVTGGLGFIGSHLTDELLRMGNRVTVIDDLSSGKRGNLMYPKHENLEIIEGSINEVDLDSVFMDKDYVFHQAALASVPESVRDPLRCHRVNATGTLRVLLAACRAGVRKVVNASTSAVYGNNPEMPLSEDARPMPLSPYAVSKVTGEYYCSVFEDYGLETVSLRYFNVYGPRQRPDSQYAAVIPRFIDAILQGRQPEIYGDGEQSRDFIYVGDVVRANIFLAESPETGIFNVACGSAVTVNRLFEIISRILGSDSEPVFLDERPGDVRHSLADTSRLEATGFRPDVKLEEGLIRTVEWFKG
- a CDS encoding DUF1616 domain-containing protein gives rise to the protein MKFRREIILLIAGIVSAVLINMPLFHLRVLGIASSIVVSGYTILIITGFDSILITPVAGMLLITLNALILNYTPLRNSRALYALPAIIIPLIALIIRLRKKDTPEEDTQTRTARELARRSGRKQSERHEEDEVIRLGLSSRDLLIAGILSSSTPILISLTHLRHVRFLLALILIVSTSYLVASAFLTGLRERRRLKQVGLIALFVSILTPLACLLVPRGYGHIFLGVTGILAGLAAYIRRSRQRIKIIESLQQSEMDILEKYGLVEDEITIEIPEISDDDLYVGEPSAIKKKALKMRKIRGAPETGKIEGDDVEGELKKAFSGHEFPSEPEKTTSIGGFSDLAVLSILSILTIILLRGGIAEALFYLQVLFIPGYILISAIAPERVQLSIPERLFLAFSTSIIMTSVIALLMGGHVTFKPFLARTVAGLSLALTPAAFIRRWRRGELAYSADIRSIPSPRNLSRDGKISLFLSIILVALIAVTVYITLNPAPSERFTEFYILGPGGKAYGYPENLTAGANASVIVGVVNREYRNETYLMVVRLGGDILRNETIRLSDKEKWERKINFTVTETGENQKLEFLLYRLPDKRKPYRSLHLFINVR
- a CDS encoding energy-converting hydrogenase A subunit A EhaA; amino-acid sequence: MIIHVTYLSGYITGIISSIIISAILGLPLAPERPARHSWTPSAIFPAPIIAMGLVAICIKLGVTGMYGGVDLGVVSGLLAALMTAYFLEDIFPRPEDL
- a CDS encoding DUF2109 family protein; the protein is MLLQITGIIVVLMALRALLAQDRAERLLYLNAMGFGISAMIALYIGTAFGAILAAVYFVASTITSNAIAHTLDRVGEEILIED
- a CDS encoding DUF2108 domain-containing protein encodes the protein MNPLDLINLTNTGIFVIFTGAAGIILLPRPLDKIIMFSLLQGGFVMVLAAARYLDVAMAAALFDPISTVILLMAVMRINDVRVARGEDLV
- a CDS encoding EhaE family protein codes for the protein MLETQIWFYAGAALVIIGSIATVAGPGVRDPIVRILNTEIPAVGVSLIFLTYNHTLALLTFIAATTIMTLVLLRAVIRLEEMGVEV
- a CDS encoding EhaF family protein; this encodes MSLGRILNELANPKRIPRLFAFSLGLVLLVGFLVPLTLNENQLYPRPLPQEQINSKDPLAPYDRGGVPLEEPGNVKSQYPQFEVNLGKITAYLSPIAIAVKDLTYYFGTSIYSSPGGLIDEILYYTRGLDTVLESSILMMAFTIASWVALNFTVRRRKP
- a CDS encoding EhaG family protein, producing MMVPEFTVSLFVPAVYTGLVAGFIALLGISFQKNDLSALIITDIVGIAMLVIVAAVGTDLAEALILPGLVVELAEIMAISEILISREMRIRGEVEEIEHVPMELEVFRTAPNFLALVLIAYGVFLTGFTGGAVAGAGVLFYAATRKARGLPVAEWNGIAGVSGITWCLWLAGFLIFFTAPQLWLPALFLSSCGILIKVASKMGLIGVLAREEIREAGGDE
- a CDS encoding proton-conducting transporter transmembrane domain-containing protein, yielding MDIASLGGELLGQIPFGDIVLYLTPFNLFMFASVLIFTFLIAISRTETQVETEFGSLGNRRVEVDTAEFRIRRFLAIVCGLATAGAMVTGDLFNFTLFVALIGIVNIGIVSAVRQVDVLDAAFQYGLIAMMASLPLFGGAAMVLGSSGTLSLLELSHIGGNPMISFATILLLMGVIGETGVAPFYATKAEMFRTPGSPFILIIHLSSLLVIVRAIEVLLIVAL